The following are encoded together in the Primulina tabacum isolate GXHZ01 chromosome 18, ASM2559414v2, whole genome shotgun sequence genome:
- the LOC142532326 gene encoding LOW QUALITY PROTEIN: uncharacterized protein LOC142532326 (The sequence of the model RefSeq protein was modified relative to this genomic sequence to represent the inferred CDS: inserted 1 base in 1 codon; deleted 2 bases in 1 codon): MKRVMRKRFVPNHYHREMFKRLQTLREGLKSVEDYYKEMEVVXIRANIEEDSEATMARFLCGLNREIQDQVELRHYLDLDEIVQMAIKVEQQLKRRGVGRTNQTGGSSSSWRSNVVKREESKVVAKPKFETKPEAPKQGVQGKSETPLTRSRDTRCFRCQGLGHIASECPNKRVMILNEYGEYESQSEGKDDDDEMPALEDPDEGYEAVVGEALVTSRIMSAQVKEEEINQRENLFHTRCFVNQKVCNLIIDGGSCTNVAGSEMVEKLGLPTLKHPQPYRLQWLNDFAEVKVNKQVLVSFSIGKYVDEVLCDVVPMHACHILLGRPWQYDRRVTHDGYKNRYSFMMKKDSIVLLPLSPKQVLEDHLKKKKRDEAKKKSYMAQKSELKHLLHTHEPLVLILYKEILFNTSDIAGSLPSIVISLLQEFDDIFPEELPQGLPPLRGIEHQIDLVPGSALPNRPAYRSNPEETKELQRQKDGSWRMCVDCRAINNITIKYRHPIPRLDDMLDELHGACIFSKIDLKSGYHQIRMREGDEWKTAFKTKYGLYEWMVMPFGLTNAPSTFMRLMNHVLRAYIGKFVVVYFDDILVYSKDLDEHVNHLRLVLITLRAENLYANLKKCDFCTSKLVFLGFVVSSQGIQVDEDKVSAIRDWPSPTTVGQVRSFHRLASFYRRFVKDFSTLAAPMTAVIKKNVPFYWGEEQERSFNLIKHKLINAPLLVLPDFSNTFEIKCDASGVGIGGVLMQGGRPVAYFSEKLNGAALNYPTYDKEFYALVMTLETWQHYLRPKEFMIHTDLESLKHLKGQQKLNKRHAKWVAFIETFPYIIKYKQGKENVVADALSRRYVLISTLESKVLGFEHVKELYVLDENFKNEFEICMQGPHDKFYLHHGFLFKEDRLCIPRSSIRELLVREAHGGGLMGHFGVAKTLSALHEHFYWPHMKCDIKRVCDKCITCRQAKSKTQPHGLYTPLPVPSEPWVDISMDFVLGLPRTKKGRDSIFVVYSPFEIVYGFNPLTPLDLMSLPVSERLNMDGKKKAEFVRGLHEKVKANIEKKNEQNAKQANKRKKKVIFEKGDWVWLHLRKERFLEKRRSKLLPRGDGPFQVLERINDNAYKLDLPGDELDLRTNPFQEGENDASTDGQAPRKAWDPLELPEGPITRGRLKKFKEALHGLMSNEEGLTSKEQSAEG; the protein is encoded by the exons atgaagagggtcatgaggaaaaggtttgtgcccaatcactaccatagggagatgtttaagaggttacaaactttgagggaagggttgaagagtgttgaggactactataaggagatggaggTAG ATATTAGGGCAAATAttgaggaggatagtgaggcgaccatggctcgttttctttgtggtttgaacagggaaattcaagatcaagtggagcttcggcactacttggatctagacgagatagtgcaaatggccataaaggtggagcaacaactcaaaaggcgtggagttggccgcaccaatcaaacagggggttcatcatcttcttggaggTCAAATGTAGTGAAGCGTGAGGAGAGTAAAGTGGTGGCCAAGCCCAAATTTGAAACCAAACCAGAGgcgcctaaacaaggagtgcaaggtaaatctgaaactcctcttactcgttctagagatactagatgttttaggtgtcaagggttaGGACATATTGCTAGTGAGTGCCCTAATAAAAGAGTGATGATTTTGAATGAATATGGTGAGTATGAGTCTCAAAGTGAGGGGAAAgacgatgatgatgagatgcctgcgttagaggatcccgatgagggatatgaggcggttgtaggtgaagcactagtgactagtcgtatcatgagtgcccaagtcaaggaggaggagattaaccaaagggaaaacttgttccatactaggtgttttgtaaatcaaaaggtttgcaatttaatcatagatggggggagttgtaccaatgtggCTGGTAGtgagatggtggaaaaattgggtttacctacattaaagcatccccaaccatataggcttcaatggttgaacgATTTTGCggaggtgaaggtgaacaaacaagtgttggtgtctttttctattgggaagtatgtggatgaggttttgtgtgatgtggtacccatgcatgcatgtcatatcttgttgggtagaccttggcaatatgatagacgggtgacacatgatgggtacaAGAATAGGTATTCATTTATGATGAAGAAGGattccattgttttacttccattgtccccaaagcaagtgttggaggaccatttgaaaaaaaagaagagagatgag gccaaaaagaaatcatatatggcccaaaaaagtgagttgaaacacttgttgcacacacatgaaccacttgtgttgattctttataaagagatcctctttaacacaagtgatatagccggttcccttccgagcattgttatttcactattgcaggaatttgatgatatatttccggaggagctacctcaaggactaccgcctttgagggggattgaacaccaaattgatttggtgcccgggagtgcattgccaaatcgtccagcttataggagcaatccggaggagacgaaggagcttcaacggcag aaagatggctcatggcgtatgtgtgtagattgtagggcaatcaataacataaccattaagtataggcatcccatacctaggctagatgatatgttagatgaattgcatggtgcttgtatctttagcaaaattgatttgaagagtggttatcaccaaattaggatgagagaaggtgatgagtggaaaacggcttttaaaaccaagtatgggttatatgagtggatggtcatgccttttggcttgactaacgctcctagcacttttatgaggttaatgaaccatgtcttgcgtgcatacataggaaaatttgttgttgtttactttgatgatatcctagtatatagcaaagacttggatgagcatgttaatcacttgagacttgtgttaatcacactaagggctgaaaatctatatgctaacttaaagaaatgtgatttttgtacaagcaaacttgtctttcttggttttgtggtaagctcacaggggatacaagtggatgaagacaaggtaagtgctattcgagattggccatcgcctactactgttggtcaagtccgaagttttcatagacttgcaagcttctataggaggtttgtaaaggattttagcacacttgcagcaccgatgacggcggtaattaagaagaacgttccattctattggggcgaggagcaagagaggtcttttaatcttattaagcACAAATtgattaatgctcctttacttgttttacctgatttttcTAACACTTTTGAAATTAAATGTGATGcgtcaggtgtaggtattggcggagttttgatgcaagggggacggccagtggcgtactttagcgagaagctcaatggagcagccTTGAACTACCCCacgtatgataaggagttctacgcacttgtgat gactctagagacgtggcagcactacttgaggcctaaggagtttatGATTCACACGGATCTTGAG TCtcttaagcaccttaaggggcagcagaagttgaacaagcggcacgccaagtgggtggcattcattgaaacatttccttacatcatcaagtacaagcaaggtaaggaaaatgtagtggccgacgcactatcacggaggtatgtactaatctctactttggagtctaaagttttgggatttgagcatgtgaaggaattatatgtgctagatgagaattttaagaatgaatttgaaatatgtATGCAAGGTCCACATGACaagttttatttgcatcatggtttcttgtttaaggaagataggttgtgcatccctagatcatccattcgtgaattacttgttagggaagCGCATGGGGGTGGCCTAATGggacattttggtgtggctaaaactttaagtgcattgcatgaacatttctattggccacacatgaaatGTGACATTaagcgtgtttgtgataagtgtattacttgtaggcaagctaaatctaaaacacaaccacatggcttgtatacaccacttcccgtccctagtgaaccttgggttgatatttctatggattttgttttggggttgcctaggacaaagaaggggagggattctatatttgttgt ttattcgccatttgagattgtttatggttttaatcctttgactccgttggatttgatgtctttacctgtgagtgaaaggttaaacatggatggaaaaaagaaagctgaatttgttaggggtttgcatgaaaaggtcaaggccaatattgaaaagaagaatgagcaaaatgccaagcaagccaacaagagaaagaagaaagtgatatttgagaagggagattgggtgtggttacacttgaggaaggaGAGGTTCCTCGAGaagagacgttcaaagctattacctaggggcgatggaccatttcaagtccttgaaaggatcaatgacaatgcctacaaactcgatctaccag gtgacgagctggatttgaggacaaatccttttcaagaaggggagaatgatgcgaGCACGGATGGTCAagcgccaaggaaagcatgggaccctttagagttgccggagggaccaatcacgaggggacgattgaagaagttcaaggaagcgttgcacggacttatgagcaatgaagaaggacTTACAAGCAAGGAGCAGAGCGCCGAAGG ataa
- the LOC142532327 gene encoding uncharacterized protein LOC142532327, whose product MLPKRKAPEGEDSASSRVVGEFSKLLKEQAKVHGEQIQQLLQMQNAGREREREQVRPEPSSEGAFERFRKMKPPEFDGSTDHMVALEWVKAVEAIYDYLQFQDIDRVSCAIFLLTKTARTWWDATKIPVNVSALKWQKFKDLFYDKYFPRDVRSQKVKEFLELKQGNMSMQEYILKFEEGCQFAPYLASNDIEKGEHFLRGVWAEIKRDVRMSKAASYKEIVEKARMAEQDEKEIERERQLKRQDFSTKGQGSGWKGKGKFRGKEKEEHRSKAPMPPPTYDRPVCPKCGKMHIGECLVGSNRCFRCGGVGHVIENCTVKGEKGKDRVQGRIFTMTKEGANPDSSVISDTILISGKAAITLIDTGATHSFMSEIFLGSLNVVPSFEPLHYSILLPSGDELWPSSILKGCTVQVNEKIYFADLIIIPTVAFDVILGMDWLSSYRAVIDCVAKTVRFPAEVDDSGIFQSSGISLDTPYISCLKAHEMLSKLCHGFLAAVIDLNTEMKIELNEIEIVRDFPDVFADDVPGLPHDREVEFVIDLVPGTASISKAPYRMAPTEMKELKNQLQDLLDKEQVSFLGHIVSRKGIAVDPMKIEAIKKWPIPTTVSEVRSFLGLAVLKDKLTSAPILALPCGTEDFIVYTDASKMGLGAVLMQRGKVIAYASRQLKD is encoded by the exons ATGCTGCCTAAGCGTAAAGCACCAGAAGGGGAGGATAGTGCATCATCTAGAGTGGTTGGTGAATTTAGCAAGTTACTGAAAGAACAGGCCAAAGTACACGGCGAGCAAATCCAGCAGCTCTTGCAAATGCAGAATGCAGggcgagagagagagagagagcaaGTGAGGCCCGAGCCCAGTAGTGAAGGCGCATTCGAAAGATTTCGTAAGATGAAGCCACCAGAATTTGATGGTAGCACTGATCACATGGTCGCCTTGGAATGGGTCAAAGCTGTGGAGGCCATATATGATTATCTTCAGTTTCAAGATATAGATCGAGTTAGTTGTGCCATTTTTCTACTGACCAAGACGGCGAGGACTTGGTGGGACGCCACCAAGATACCAGTTAATGTCTCGGCACTCAAGTGGCAGaagtttaaagatttattctacgACAAATATTTTCCTCGAGATGTTCGAAGTCAGAAAGTGAAGGAATTTTTAGAACTGAAGCAAGGAAATATGTCAATGCAAGAGTATATTCTCAAATTCGAAGAGGGGTGTCAGTTTGCCCCATATCTGGCCAGCAATGACATCGAAAAGGGCGAGCATTTTCTTAGAGGTGTCTGGGCTGAAATTAAAAGAGACGTTCGAATGTCTAAAGCTGCTTCATATAAAGAGATTGTTGAAAAAGCAAGGATGGCCGAGCAGGACGAGAAGGAAATTGAAAGAGAAAGACAATTGAAGCGCCAAGATTTTTCTACTAAAGGCCAAGGATCCGGATGGAAAGGTAAGGGCAAGTTCAGAGGCAAAGAAAAAGAGGAGCATCGATCCAAAGCTCCTATGCCACCGCCTACATATGATCGACCTGTATGTCCAAAATGTGGCAAAATGCATATAGGTGAGTGCTTGGTTGGAAGTAATCGATGCTTTCGTTGTGGAGGTGTTGGACATGTTATCGAAAATTGTACAGTGAAAGGTGAGAAAGGGAAAGATAGAGTTCAAGGCAGAATCTTCACTATGACCAAAGAAGGCGcaaatcctgattcttctgttATATCAGATACTATCTTAATTTCAGGCAAGGccgctattacattgattgacACTGGTGCTACGCATTCCTTTATGTCAGAAATTTTCTTGGGCTCTTTGAATGTTGTTCCGTCTTTTGAACCCCTCCACTATAGTATTTTGTTGCCGTCGGGAGACGAATTATGGCCTTCTAGTATTCTTAAAGGTTGTACAGTGCAAGTAAATGAGAAAATCTATTTTGCTGATCTTATTATTATTCCCACGGTGGCgtttgatgttattttgggaatggactggctatcGTCATATCGTGCCGTTATTGACTGCGTGGCTAAAACAGTGCGATTTCCTGCAGAAGTTGATGATAGCGGGATTTTCCAGAGTTCAGGTATTTCGCTTGACACTCCTTATATTTCTTGTCTCAAAGCTCATGAAATGTTATCAAAATTGTGTCATGGGTTTTTAGCTGCTGTGATAGATTTGAATACTGAGATGAAGATTGAGTTGAATGAGATTGAGATAGTTCGGGATTTTCCTGACGTATTTGCGGATGATGTGCCTGGATTGCCACATGACCGTGAAGTTGAGTTCGTGATTGACTTGGTTCCAGGTACTGCTTCGATTTCAAAAGCTCCTTACCGAATGGCCCCGACTGAAATGAAGGAACTGAAGAATCAGTTGCAAGATCTATTagacaaag AGCAAGTATCATTTCTGGGCCATATCGTCTCGAGAAAAGGCATTGCAGTGGATCCCATGAAGATTGAAGCTATTAAGAAATGGCCTATTCCTACGACAGTCTCCGAGGTgcgtagttttcttggtttggcag TGTTGAAAGACAAATTGACATCAGCCCCTATCCTAGCACTTCCGTGTGGTACTGaagattttattgtttacacTGATGCGTCAAAGATGGGACTTGGAGCTGTactgatgcagcgtgggaaagtaatcgcttatgcttctcgccagttaaAGGATTAA